One part of the Cottoperca gobio chromosome 14, fCotGob3.1, whole genome shotgun sequence genome encodes these proteins:
- the pcyox1l gene encoding prenylcysteine oxidase-like: MDGPLLPLLIVVLSAWCVVGDPAASDHVDGAPPSKIAVVGAGIGGSATAHFLRQHFGPEVQVDVFEKGEVGGRLATVTVNHNDYESGGSIIHSLNLHMQEFVKQLGLKYRRSVAGKTAVFNGEEVILEETDWYLLDMFRLWWRYGISFIRLQMWVEEIMEKFMRIYKYQAHGYAFSSVEELLDSLGGSGFINMTRRPLSVSLLELGVSQRFIDEVIEPVMRVNYGQNVSIPAFVGAVSLAGAQNNLWAVEGGNKLVCSGLLKMANANLLQAQVSTISPVYSGEAPQYQLSFSSASETGSELYDIVVLATPLQASVRSGVQFQGFTPPFDELPGNYHSTVATIVHGYLNTSFFGFPDPRLFPFASVLTTETLDVFFNSVASVCPVNISTGFRRKQPQEAGVYKVFSSQPLEKAQLKTLFRSYYSVQVTEWQAYPCYGSSQGLPPVELHPNLYYLNGIELAGSAMEMSSVAAKNIALLAYHRWNRQTDMVDQKDLMHKIKTEL; encoded by the exons ATGGACGGCCCTCTTCTCCCGCTGCTCATCGTAGTGCTGTCAGCCTGGTGTGTAGTCGGAGACCCGGCGGCATCGGATCATGTGGACGGAGCTCCGCCTTCTAAAATAG CGGTGGTCGGGGCGGGGATAGGAGGCAGCGCCACAGCCCATTTCCTGCGGCAGCACTTTGGCCCTGAGGTCCAGGTGGACGTGTTTGAGAAGGGCGAGGTCGGAGGCCGCCTCGCCACTGTAACCGTCAATCACAACGACTACGAGTCTGGAGGTTCAATCATTCACTCCCTCAACCTCCACATGCAGGAGTTTGTCAAACAGCTAg GTTTAAAGTATCGCCGCAGCGTGGCGGGCAAGACGGCGGTGTTTAACGGTGAGGAGGTGATTCTGGAGGAGACAGATTGGTACCTGCTGGACATGTTCCGGCTGTGGTGGCGCTACGGCATCAGTTTCATACGCCTGCAGATGTGGGTGGAGGAAATTATGGAGAAATTCATGAG GATCTACAAGTACCAAGCCCACGGCTACGCCTTCAGCTCGGTGGAGGAACTGCTGGACTCTCTTGGGGGAAGTGGTTTCATCAACATGACCCGGAGACCCCTCTCTGTTTCGCTGCTGGAGCTTGGTGTGTCGCAGCGTTTCATCGACGAGGTCATCGAGCCCGTCATGAGGGTCAACTACGGACAGAACGTCAGCATCCCCGCCTTTGTAG gcgCTGTGTCTTTAGCTGGTGCCCAGAACAACCTGTGGGCGGTGGAAGGAGGCAACAAGCTGGTGTGTTCTGGCCTGCTGAAGATGGCCAACGCTAACCTGCTGCAAGCACAAGTCAGCACAATCTCGCCCGTTTACTCAG GGGAGGCGCCTCAGTACCAGCTGAGCTTCAGCTCAGCTTCGGAGACGGGATCAGAGCTGTATGACATCGTGGTGTTGGCGACGCCACTCCAGGCCAGCGTCAGGTCCGGAGTCCAGTTCCAAGGATTCACCCCTCCCTTTGACGAGCTCCCCGGCAACTATCACAGCACTGTAGCAACCATCGTCCATGGTTACCTCAACACCTCTTTCTTTGGTTTCCCGGACCCTCGCCTCTTCCCCTTCGCCAGCGTCTTGACAACTGAGACGCTCGATGTGTTTTTCAACAGCGTGGCGAGTGTTTGTCCCGTCAACATCTCGACAGGCTTCCGGCGTAAGCAGCCACAAGAGGCCGGAGTCTATAAAGTCTTCTCTTCGCAACCTCTGGAAAAGGCTCagctgaaaacactgttcag GTCCTACTACTCCGTGCAGGTGACCGAGTGGCAGGCCTACCCTTGTTACGGCAGCAGCCAGGGACTCCCCCCTGTGGAGCTCCATCCCAATCTCTACTACCTCAATGGCATCGAGTTGGCCGGCAGCGCCATGGAGATGAGCTCAGTGGCGGCCAAGAACATCGCCCTACTGGCTTACCACCGCTGgaacagacagacggacatggTGGACCAGAAAGATCTGATGCACAAGATCAAGACTGAACTATGA